One genomic segment of Alicycliphilus denitrificans K601 includes these proteins:
- a CDS encoding peptidoglycan DD-metalloendopeptidase family protein: MFVSRGLVALGVFVLAGGGLLAGCSAPVNRAPVVDRGTFANGGATPASTAPEAKPLPGAENAGKPGYYTVKPGDTLIRIGLENGQSWKDIARWNNLENANLIEVGQVLRVVPPAASVASDTGVVTRPVVSSPLASASPASVPKPTASAASAPTAPASAAAAPAPAPAPEPAPAMAGGADDMRFIWPSSGTLLAGFDEVRNKGYDIAGKAGDPVLAAADGRVVYAGAGLRGYGNLVILKHNNTFLTAYAHNQTLLVKEDQNVRRGQKIAEMGSTDADRVKLHFEIRRQGKPVDPARYLPAR; this comes from the coding sequence ATGTTCGTATCGCGTGGTCTTGTGGCTTTGGGGGTTTTCGTGCTGGCGGGTGGCGGTTTGCTGGCCGGCTGCAGCGCCCCCGTGAACAGGGCTCCGGTGGTGGATCGCGGCACCTTTGCCAATGGTGGCGCGACCCCGGCGAGCACTGCCCCCGAGGCCAAGCCGCTGCCGGGCGCCGAAAACGCCGGAAAGCCGGGTTATTACACCGTCAAGCCCGGAGACACCCTGATTCGCATCGGCCTGGAAAACGGGCAGAGCTGGAAGGACATCGCGCGCTGGAACAACCTGGAGAACGCCAACCTGATCGAGGTGGGGCAGGTGCTGCGGGTGGTCCCGCCCGCGGCATCGGTGGCATCCGACACGGGTGTCGTGACCCGGCCGGTCGTCTCGTCGCCCCTGGCGTCCGCATCGCCCGCGAGCGTGCCCAAGCCCACCGCATCGGCCGCTTCCGCGCCAACCGCACCGGCCTCTGCGGCGGCCGCGCCGGCCCCCGCACCTGCCCCCGAGCCGGCACCCGCTATGGCCGGTGGCGCCGACGACATGCGCTTCATCTGGCCTTCCTCGGGGACATTGCTGGCCGGTTTCGACGAGGTGCGCAACAAGGGCTACGACATCGCGGGCAAGGCCGGGGACCCGGTGCTGGCCGCCGCCGACGGCCGCGTGGTGTATGCCGGCGCGGGCCTGCGCGGCTACGGCAACCTGGTGATCCTGAAGCACAACAACACCTTCCTCACGGCCTATGCGCACAACCAGACGCTGCTCGTGAAGGAGGACCAGAACGTGCGCCGTGGCCAGAAGATCGCGGAAATGGGCAGCACCGATGCCGATCGCGTGAAGCTCCATTTCGAGATCCGCCGCCAGGGCAAGCCGGTGGATCCCGCACGTTACCTGCCCGCGCGTTGA
- a CDS encoding RluA family pseudouridine synthase — translation MPWPDEESDPQRTAEEESDAELREVMVPAAQHQARLDKALAELVPEFSRSYLQQLLAQGDVRLNGQPAAKPAHKVRAGDQVAVRMRPTQQSQAFKPESLPLDVVHEDEHLLVIDKPAGLVVHPAPGNWSGTLLNALLGRDAQAMQVPRAGIVHRLDKDTSGLMVVARNRAAMDALVRMIAAREVSRQYLALAWGAWSGSEQRRIRAPIGRDPRNRLRMAVVDLGQHAGKEACTDFDLLASGEEVCLVRCTLHTGRTHQIRVHMASIRHPLVADALYGGAVGGPMRRQALHAFRLAFTHPVTGKPMEFHAPLPEDMRQALDFWGLRYN, via the coding sequence CTGCCGTGGCCGGACGAGGAGTCCGACCCGCAGCGCACTGCCGAGGAGGAGTCGGACGCCGAGCTGCGCGAGGTGATGGTGCCCGCCGCGCAGCACCAGGCGCGCCTGGACAAGGCCCTGGCGGAACTGGTGCCGGAGTTTTCTCGCAGCTATCTACAGCAGCTGCTTGCGCAGGGTGACGTGCGCCTCAACGGCCAGCCCGCCGCCAAGCCCGCCCACAAGGTCAGGGCCGGAGACCAGGTGGCGGTGCGGATGCGCCCCACGCAGCAGAGCCAGGCCTTCAAGCCCGAGAGCCTGCCGCTGGACGTGGTCCATGAGGACGAGCATCTGCTCGTCATCGACAAGCCGGCGGGCCTGGTGGTGCATCCGGCGCCGGGCAACTGGAGCGGGACTCTCCTCAACGCCCTGCTCGGGCGCGATGCGCAGGCCATGCAGGTGCCGCGCGCCGGCATCGTGCACCGGCTGGACAAGGACACGAGCGGTCTCATGGTGGTGGCGCGCAACCGCGCGGCCATGGATGCGCTGGTGCGCATGATCGCGGCGCGCGAGGTGAGCCGCCAGTACTTGGCGCTGGCCTGGGGCGCGTGGTCGGGCTCGGAGCAGCGCCGCATCCGGGCGCCGATAGGGCGCGACCCGCGCAACCGCCTGCGCATGGCGGTGGTGGACCTCGGCCAGCATGCCGGCAAGGAGGCGTGCACCGATTTCGACCTGCTCGCGTCCGGCGAAGAGGTATGCCTCGTCCGGTGCACGCTGCACACGGGCAGGACACATCAGATACGCGTGCACATGGCGTCCATCCGCCACCCCCTGGTGGCCGACGCCCTGTATGGCGGTGCCGTGGGCGGCCCCATGCGGCGGCAGGCCCTGCACGCCTTCCGCCTTGCGTTCACCCACCCCGTGACCGGCAAGCCCATGGAGTTCCACGCCCCGCTGCCCGAGGATATGCGCCAGGCCCTTGATTTCTGGGGCTTACGCTACAATTAG
- the scpB gene encoding SMC-Scp complex subunit ScpB: MNSVEAKRVLETALICAPQPVSVRELRTLFDDALGSDTVKALLLELQQDWALRGVELVQVATGWRFQSRPEMREYLDRLHPEKPPRYTRATLETLAIIAYRQPVTRGDIEDIRGVTVNSLIIKQLEDRGWIEVVGHRDTVGRPALLATTRQFLDDLGLQSLDQLPMLEDPGVQANVLDALGAAADTQQPGEEMAVQSGEEIAGAPALVAGVTDEDGDGVAGS; this comes from the coding sequence ATGAATTCGGTGGAAGCCAAACGGGTTCTCGAAACTGCGCTGATCTGCGCGCCGCAGCCCGTATCGGTACGCGAACTGCGTACCCTGTTCGATGATGCGCTGGGCTCGGATACGGTGAAGGCGCTGCTGCTGGAGTTGCAGCAGGATTGGGCGCTGCGCGGCGTGGAACTGGTGCAGGTGGCGACGGGGTGGCGATTTCAGAGCCGTCCCGAGATGCGTGAGTACCTCGACCGCCTGCACCCTGAGAAGCCGCCCAGGTACACGCGCGCCACACTAGAGACCCTGGCCATCATCGCCTACCGTCAGCCGGTGACGCGTGGCGACATCGAGGATATCCGGGGCGTAACGGTCAACAGCCTGATCATCAAGCAGCTGGAGGACCGGGGTTGGATCGAGGTGGTCGGGCACCGCGATACGGTAGGGCGGCCGGCCCTGCTGGCCACCACGCGGCAGTTCCTGGACGACCTGGGGCTGCAGTCGCTGGATCAATTGCCAATGCTGGAGGATCCCGGCGTGCAGGCGAATGTGCTGGATGCGTTGGGGGCTGCGGCGGATACGCAGCAGCCGGGCGAGGAGATGGCCGTGCAGAGCGGCGAAGAGATTGCAGGCGCACCCGCCCTGGTGGCGGGTGTGACGGATGAGGACGGCGACGGCGTCGCAGGAAGTTGA
- a CDS encoding pseudouridine synthase, with amino-acid sequence MNDSNKALEAAQAPAEAQVPASAEAPKARRPRTRKPAGKAASADHGADAPRQQEPQAQADAPSASAEAADRPQRPEHRDAARKHGRRDGKPAPRGDGYRFADVVSGQLDQDEGDTEVVPHKRVLLPQPESPKLHKVLAQAGMGSRLEMEQLILEGRISVNNEPAHIGQRVQFGDQIKVNGKPIRFRVAPPPTRVIAYHKPVGEVVTHDDPQNRPTVFRKLPRLQQGKWQSVGRLDLNTEGLLLFTSSGELANKLMHPRFGLEREYAVRVLGALSDEERQRLLDGVSLEDGMAAFGSIEDGGGEGANCWYRVTISEGRNREVRRMFEAVGHAVSRLIRIRYGAMMLPRGLKRGAWLELDEHDIRALMQAAGVPADAGGGARAGRNGRRGERKPMGAKMQGEGRGKAAGRAGRSSGSSQPDPMKTSVGYIGADSFSRHRQQQQRGGGSRRGGR; translated from the coding sequence ATGAACGATTCGAACAAGGCCCTCGAGGCTGCCCAGGCGCCTGCTGAGGCGCAGGTGCCCGCCTCCGCCGAGGCGCCCAAGGCGCGCAGGCCGCGCACGCGTAAGCCTGCCGGGAAAGCGGCCTCCGCAGACCACGGGGCGGACGCGCCGCGGCAGCAGGAACCGCAGGCGCAGGCCGACGCGCCGTCCGCTTCTGCGGAGGCAGCGGACAGGCCGCAGCGGCCGGAGCACCGCGATGCCGCGCGAAAGCACGGCAGGCGTGACGGCAAGCCGGCGCCGCGCGGCGACGGCTACCGCTTCGCCGACGTGGTGTCGGGACAGCTCGACCAGGACGAGGGCGACACCGAGGTGGTGCCGCACAAGCGGGTGCTGCTGCCCCAGCCGGAAAGCCCCAAGCTGCACAAGGTGCTGGCCCAGGCGGGCATGGGGTCGCGGCTCGAAATGGAACAGCTCATTCTCGAAGGGCGCATCTCCGTCAACAACGAGCCGGCTCACATCGGGCAGCGCGTGCAGTTCGGCGACCAGATCAAGGTCAACGGCAAGCCGATCCGGTTCCGGGTCGCGCCCCCGCCCACGCGGGTGATCGCCTATCACAAGCCGGTCGGCGAGGTCGTGACGCACGACGATCCGCAGAACCGCCCCACGGTGTTCCGCAAGCTGCCGCGGCTGCAGCAGGGCAAATGGCAATCGGTCGGGCGCCTGGACCTCAATACCGAGGGCCTGCTGCTGTTCACCAGCTCCGGCGAACTGGCCAACAAGCTCATGCACCCCCGCTTTGGCCTGGAGCGCGAGTACGCCGTGCGCGTCCTGGGCGCCCTGAGCGACGAGGAGCGGCAGCGCCTGCTCGATGGTGTGTCGCTGGAGGACGGCATGGCAGCCTTCGGCTCCATCGAGGACGGTGGCGGCGAAGGCGCCAATTGCTGGTACCGGGTCACGATCTCCGAGGGACGCAACCGCGAGGTGCGGCGCATGTTCGAAGCCGTGGGGCATGCGGTGAGCCGGCTGATCCGCATTCGCTATGGCGCCATGATGCTGCCGCGCGGACTCAAGCGCGGAGCCTGGCTGGAGCTAGACGAGCATGACATTCGTGCCCTGATGCAGGCCGCGGGAGTCCCGGCCGATGCGGGCGGTGGTGCGCGCGCAGGCAGGAACGGCCGCCGCGGCGAGCGCAAGCCCATGGGCGCGAAGATGCAGGGGGAGGGGCGGGGCAAGGCCGCGGGGCGCGCAGGGCGCTCGTCCGGCAGCTCACAGCCCGATCCGATGAAGACCTCGGTGGGGTACATCGGCGCCGACAGCTTCTCGCGCCATCGCCAGCAGCAGCAACGCGGCGGGGGCTCGCGCCGCGGCGGGCGCTAG
- the ndk gene encoding nucleoside-diphosphate kinase — translation MAIERTLSIIKPDAVAKNVIGQIYARFEAAGLKIAAARMIHLSRAEAEQFYAVHKERPFFKDLVDFMISGPVMVQVLEGENAILKNRELMGATDPKKAEAGTIRADFADSIDANAVHGSDAAETAQVEVAFFFPGLNVYAR, via the coding sequence ATGGCTATCGAACGCACCCTTTCCATCATCAAGCCCGACGCAGTCGCCAAGAACGTGATCGGCCAGATCTACGCCCGTTTCGAGGCTGCCGGCCTGAAGATCGCCGCTGCCCGCATGATCCACCTCTCGCGCGCCGAGGCCGAGCAGTTCTATGCCGTGCACAAGGAGCGCCCTTTCTTCAAGGATCTGGTGGACTTCATGATCTCCGGCCCCGTGATGGTGCAGGTGCTGGAGGGCGAGAACGCCATCCTGAAGAACCGCGAGCTCATGGGCGCGACGGACCCCAAGAAGGCCGAGGCCGGCACAATCCGCGCCGATTTCGCCGACAGCATCGACGCCAACGCAGTGCATGGCTCCGACGCCGCGGAGACCGCCCAGGTCGAAGTGGCCTTCTTCTTCCCTGGCCTGAACGTCTACGCGCGCTGA
- the rlmN gene encoding 23S rRNA (adenine(2503)-C(2))-methyltransferase RlmN encodes MTTNLLDLDLDAMAAFCERLGEKRFRATQLFRWIHQRGASDFDQMSDLAKSLREKLKGCAHVSGLQAISEHASADGTVKWLFDVGGGNAVETVFIPEDDRGTLCISSQAGCAVGCRFCSTGHQGFSRNLTTGEIVAQLWHAEHVLRQRRGDGERVISNVVMMGMGEPLQNYSALVPALRIMLDDHGYGLSRRRVTVSTSGVVPMMDRLGRDCPVALAVSLHAPNDELRDNLVPLNRKYPLQELLAACRRYLEHAPRDFITFEYCMLDGVNDQPEHARELIALVSRKAADGGVSCKFNLIPFNPFPASGLRRSPAVAVSAFAKLLSDAGIVTTVRKTRGDDIDAACGQLAGDVKDRTRVGERMARLRTIEIKPIT; translated from the coding sequence ATGACCACGAACCTTCTGGACCTGGACCTGGACGCCATGGCCGCTTTCTGCGAGCGGCTGGGAGAGAAGCGTTTCCGGGCCACGCAACTGTTCCGCTGGATCCACCAGCGTGGCGCGAGCGACTTCGACCAGATGAGCGATCTGGCCAAGTCCCTGCGCGAGAAGCTCAAGGGCTGCGCCCATGTGTCGGGCCTGCAGGCCATCAGCGAGCATGCCTCGGCGGATGGCACGGTGAAGTGGCTGTTCGACGTGGGCGGCGGCAATGCCGTGGAGACGGTCTTCATCCCCGAGGACGACCGCGGCACCCTGTGCATCTCCTCGCAGGCGGGTTGTGCCGTCGGCTGCCGCTTCTGCTCCACGGGGCACCAGGGGTTCAGCCGCAACCTGACCACGGGCGAGATCGTTGCCCAGCTCTGGCATGCCGAGCACGTCCTGCGTCAGCGCCGCGGCGATGGCGAGCGCGTGATTTCCAACGTCGTGATGATGGGCATGGGTGAGCCGCTGCAGAACTACTCGGCCCTGGTGCCGGCGCTGCGCATCATGCTCGACGACCATGGCTACGGCCTGTCGCGCCGCAGGGTGACCGTGTCCACTTCGGGCGTGGTGCCCATGATGGACCGCCTGGGCCGGGACTGCCCTGTGGCGCTGGCCGTGTCCCTGCATGCGCCCAATGACGAGCTGCGCGACAACCTGGTGCCGCTCAATCGCAAGTACCCGTTGCAAGAGCTGCTGGCGGCCTGCCGGCGCTATCTGGAGCACGCGCCGCGTGACTTCATCACCTTCGAGTACTGCATGCTCGACGGCGTGAACGACCAGCCCGAGCATGCGCGCGAGCTGATAGCGCTCGTGAGCCGCAAGGCGGCGGACGGCGGCGTGTCCTGCAAGTTCAACCTGATTCCGTTCAACCCGTTTCCCGCATCGGGCCTGCGCCGCTCTCCTGCGGTGGCGGTGTCGGCGTTTGCCAAGCTGCTCTCCGATGCCGGCATCGTCACCACGGTGCGCAAGACGCGTGGCGACGATATCGATGCGGCCTGCGGCCAACTGGCCGGTGACGTCAAGGACCGGACGCGGGTCGGCGAGCGCATGGCCAGGCTGCGGACCATCGAGATCAAGCCGATTACCTGA
- the pilW gene encoding type IV pilus biogenesis/stability protein PilW: MTVWRTDRGRAGRWLLAACVAAAVLAALAGCAHRAADPGASEPVAGSGGETDVRRRARIRLELAANYMQMGQTAVALDEVRQALATDPGYADAYHLRGLVYMSMGDLALAEDSLKRAQAMKPADPDIMHNYGWLQCQRQQYEQANQLFERALATPTYAARSKTLMSQGLCYQRAGRAADAEQTLLRAYEIDAGNPVVGYHLASIMLARAEAKRAQFYIRRVNNGEFANAQSLWLGIKVERALGDSVAMRQLGDQLHKRFPDAKETSAFDRGAFHE, translated from the coding sequence ATGACGGTGTGGCGCACGGATCGAGGTCGGGCAGGGCGTTGGCTGTTGGCCGCCTGTGTTGCGGCGGCCGTACTGGCCGCTCTGGCGGGTTGCGCCCATCGGGCGGCGGACCCCGGGGCCAGTGAGCCGGTGGCGGGCTCCGGCGGCGAGACGGACGTGCGGCGGCGCGCACGCATCCGGCTGGAGCTGGCAGCCAACTACATGCAGATGGGGCAGACGGCGGTCGCGCTGGACGAGGTGCGCCAGGCGCTTGCCACGGACCCCGGCTACGCCGATGCCTACCACTTGCGCGGGCTGGTGTACATGAGCATGGGGGACCTGGCGCTTGCCGAGGACAGCCTCAAGCGCGCCCAGGCCATGAAGCCGGCCGACCCGGACATCATGCACAACTACGGCTGGCTGCAGTGCCAGCGTCAGCAGTACGAGCAGGCCAACCAGCTGTTCGAGCGCGCCCTGGCCACGCCCACTTATGCCGCGCGCAGCAAGACCCTGATGTCCCAGGGCTTGTGCTACCAGCGCGCCGGCCGCGCGGCCGACGCCGAGCAGACCCTGCTGCGCGCGTACGAGATCGATGCCGGCAACCCGGTCGTGGGCTACCACTTGGCCTCCATCATGCTGGCGCGCGCAGAGGCCAAGCGGGCGCAGTTCTACATCCGCCGCGTCAACAATGGCGAGTTCGCCAATGCGCAGTCTCTTTGGCTGGGCATCAAGGTGGAGCGCGCGCTTGGCGACTCGGTGGCCATGCGGCAATTGGGCGATCAGCTGCACAAGCGCTTCCCCGATGCCAAGGAAACATCGGCATTCGACAGAGGGGCATTCCATGAGTGA
- a CDS encoding helix-turn-helix domain-containing protein: MSESMATHDADHSAPAAGESAGVLLRRLRESAGVHIGALAAALKVPVAKLQALEADDQDAFPDVVFMRALASSVCRTLKVDAAPVLALLPQGRPAQLPPDKGINASFKDPIRRGGKGVSLEQPRSRLVGIAALVLLAAALAMAFLPLGTSDKSGEAEPAAQPPQQVAPTQDAREPGDAAAGQPGPAATQEVPAAQAPAVPGPARAAASADDAPAAQAPEPEGVLVIRARAESWVQVRNGAGRVVLQKAMAAGENYSAEGPSPWSVVVGKADATDVIVRGQPMDLKAIARENVARFEVK; this comes from the coding sequence ATGAGTGAGTCGATGGCGACACATGACGCAGACCATTCGGCGCCGGCCGCCGGCGAGTCGGCCGGCGTCCTGCTGCGGCGATTGCGCGAATCCGCAGGCGTGCACATCGGTGCGCTGGCTGCCGCCCTGAAGGTGCCCGTGGCCAAGCTCCAGGCGCTGGAGGCCGACGACCAGGACGCATTTCCCGATGTCGTTTTCATGCGCGCGCTGGCATCGAGCGTGTGCCGGACCTTGAAGGTCGATGCCGCCCCCGTCCTGGCGCTGTTGCCCCAGGGCCGCCCCGCCCAGCTTCCGCCGGACAAGGGCATCAATGCCTCGTTCAAGGACCCGATTCGCCGGGGCGGCAAGGGCGTTTCCCTGGAGCAGCCCAGGTCGCGCCTGGTGGGCATTGCCGCGCTGGTGCTGCTCGCCGCTGCCCTGGCCATGGCATTCCTGCCCCTCGGCACGAGCGACAAGAGCGGCGAGGCCGAGCCCGCCGCGCAGCCGCCGCAGCAGGTGGCGCCGACACAGGACGCCCGGGAGCCCGGGGACGCGGCAGCCGGGCAGCCCGGCCCGGCCGCGACGCAGGAGGTGCCGGCCGCGCAGGCGCCGGCGGTGCCCGGGCCCGCGCGCGCTGCGGCCTCCGCTGACGATGCGCCCGCCGCCCAGGCACCGGAGCCCGAGGGGGTGCTCGTCATCCGTGCGCGCGCCGAGTCCTGGGTGCAGGTGCGCAATGGCGCCGGCCGCGTGGTGCTGCAGAAGGCCATGGCCGCCGGCGAGAACTATTCCGCCGAGGGTCCATCGCCATGGAGCGTGGTGGTCGGCAAGGCCGATGCGACCGACGTCATCGTGCGCGGCCAGCCCATGGACCTGAAGGCCATCGCGCGCGAAAACGTGGCGCGTTTCGAGGTGAAGTGA
- the ispG gene encoding flavodoxin-dependent (E)-4-hydroxy-3-methylbut-2-enyl-diphosphate synthase — MNMPDTAAPIAMVAPLARRSRQARIVWGSRVVTVGGDAPVRVQSMTNTDTVDAIGTAIQVKELAQAGSEFVRITVNTPEAAAAVPYIREQLDRMGESVPLVGDFHYNGHRLLTEFPDCAQALSKYRINPGNVGKGDKRDKQFGQMIEAAMRWDKAVRIGVNWGSLDQELLADLMDANSQRAEPWDARQVMYEALITSAIESARRAEAMGLAGEQIILSCKVSGVQDLIAVYRELARRCDYALHLGLTEAGMGTKGIVASTTALSILLQEGIGDTIRVSLTPQPGEARTQEVVVAAEILQSLGLRAFVPSVTACPGCGRTTSTTFQELAKQIDDYLRAQMPVWRLRYPGVERLKVAVMGCIVNGPGESKHADIGISLPGTGEAPAAPVFIDGEKALTLRGDNIAREFQDIVNDYIAKRFGAGADA; from the coding sequence ATGAACATGCCTGACACAGCAGCACCCATTGCCATGGTGGCGCCCCTGGCGCGCCGCTCGCGCCAGGCGCGCATCGTCTGGGGCAGCCGCGTCGTCACGGTGGGCGGCGACGCGCCGGTGCGCGTGCAGTCCATGACCAATACCGACACGGTGGATGCGATCGGCACGGCCATCCAGGTCAAGGAGTTGGCGCAGGCCGGCTCCGAGTTCGTGCGCATCACGGTGAACACGCCGGAGGCCGCCGCGGCCGTGCCCTACATCCGCGAGCAGCTCGACCGCATGGGCGAGAGCGTGCCCCTGGTAGGCGACTTCCACTACAACGGCCACCGCCTGCTGACCGAGTTCCCGGACTGCGCGCAGGCGCTGTCCAAGTACCGCATCAACCCCGGCAACGTGGGCAAGGGCGACAAGCGCGACAAGCAGTTCGGCCAGATGATCGAGGCGGCGATGCGGTGGGACAAGGCCGTGCGCATAGGTGTCAACTGGGGCAGCCTGGACCAGGAGCTGCTGGCCGATCTGATGGACGCCAACAGCCAGCGGGCCGAGCCCTGGGACGCGCGCCAGGTCATGTACGAGGCTCTGATCACCTCGGCCATCGAATCGGCGCGCCGCGCCGAGGCCATGGGCCTCGCGGGCGAGCAGATCATCCTCTCGTGCAAGGTCAGCGGCGTGCAAGACCTGATCGCCGTGTACCGCGAACTGGCCCGGCGCTGCGACTACGCGCTGCACCTGGGCCTGACCGAGGCCGGCATGGGCACCAAGGGCATCGTGGCCTCGACCACGGCGCTGTCCATCCTGCTGCAGGAGGGCATAGGCGACACGATCCGCGTGTCTCTCACGCCCCAGCCTGGCGAGGCGCGCACCCAGGAGGTGGTCGTGGCCGCCGAGATCCTGCAGTCGCTGGGGCTGCGCGCCTTCGTGCCCAGCGTGACCGCCTGCCCCGGCTGCGGGCGCACCACCAGCACCACCTTCCAGGAACTGGCCAAGCAGATCGACGACTACCTGCGCGCGCAAATGCCCGTGTGGCGCCTGCGCTACCCCGGCGTGGAGCGGCTCAAGGTGGCGGTCATGGGCTGCATCGTCAACGGCCCGGGCGAGAGCAAGCATGCCGACATCGGCATCAGCCTGCCGGGCACTGGCGAGGCGCCCGCGGCGCCCGTGTTCATCGACGGCGAGAAGGCGCTGACCCTGCGTGGGGACAACATCGCCCGGGAGTTCCAGGACATCGTCAACGACTACATCGCCAAGCGCTTCGGGGCGGGCGCCGACGCGTAG
- the hisS gene encoding histidine--tRNA ligase — protein MQKLVAIKGMNDILPPESARWEWLEDTVRTLMARYAYRNIRTPIVEPTPLFVRGLGEVTDIVEKEMYSFEDRLNGEQLTLRPEATAGVVRAVVEHSMLYDGGKRLYYMGPMFRHERPQRGRYRQFHQIGAEALGFPGAEADAEIILLAHALWAELGLKDVRLELNSLGQPDERRAHRAALIAHLEQHQDELDEDARRRLHSNPLRILDTKNPAMQAVVEAAPRLIDFLGEASLKHFETVKAILDANGVAWSLNPRLVRGMDYYNLTVFEFVTDQLGSQGTICGGGRYDYLIEQIGGKPAPAVGWALGVERVLELIKEQEAQAPRPVADAYAIVPDASALPVVMAALQRLRALGVSVQMHSPTAAGEGMGSMKSQFKKADASGSRFALVFGADEMARGAVTIKPLRDGGEQVERPLATLADWAASLQSPR, from the coding sequence ATGCAGAAGCTGGTTGCCATCAAGGGCATGAACGACATCCTGCCGCCCGAGTCAGCGCGCTGGGAATGGCTGGAGGACACGGTGCGCACGCTGATGGCGCGCTACGCCTACCGCAACATCCGTACCCCCATCGTCGAGCCCACGCCGCTGTTCGTGCGCGGCCTGGGCGAGGTGACCGACATCGTCGAGAAGGAGATGTACTCCTTCGAGGACCGCCTCAACGGCGAGCAGCTCACGCTGCGCCCCGAGGCCACGGCCGGCGTGGTGCGCGCCGTGGTCGAGCATTCGATGCTGTACGACGGCGGCAAGCGCCTGTACTACATGGGCCCCATGTTCCGCCACGAGCGGCCCCAGCGCGGGCGCTACCGCCAGTTCCACCAGATCGGCGCCGAGGCCCTGGGCTTCCCGGGTGCCGAGGCCGATGCCGAGATCATCCTGCTCGCCCACGCGCTGTGGGCCGAGCTGGGCCTGAAGGACGTGCGCCTGGAGCTCAACAGCCTGGGCCAGCCGGACGAGCGCCGAGCCCACCGCGCGGCGCTGATCGCGCACCTGGAGCAGCACCAGGACGAGCTCGACGAGGACGCGCGCCGGCGCCTGCACAGCAACCCGCTGCGCATCCTGGACACCAAGAACCCCGCCATGCAGGCCGTCGTGGAGGCTGCGCCGCGGCTCATCGACTTCTTGGGCGAGGCGTCGCTGAAGCATTTCGAGACCGTCAAGGCCATCCTGGACGCCAATGGCGTGGCCTGGAGCCTCAACCCGCGCCTGGTGCGCGGCATGGACTACTACAACCTCACGGTGTTCGAGTTCGTCACCGACCAGCTCGGCTCGCAGGGCACGATCTGCGGCGGCGGCCGCTATGACTACCTGATTGAGCAGATCGGCGGCAAGCCGGCGCCCGCCGTGGGCTGGGCCCTGGGCGTGGAGCGCGTGCTGGAGCTCATCAAGGAGCAGGAGGCGCAGGCGCCCCGGCCCGTGGCCGATGCCTATGCCATCGTGCCCGACGCGTCCGCGCTGCCCGTGGTCATGGCGGCCCTGCAGCGGCTGCGCGCGCTGGGCGTGTCGGTGCAGATGCACAGCCCCACGGCGGCGGGCGAGGGCATGGGCAGCATGAAGTCGCAGTTCAAGAAGGCCGACGCCAGCGGCAGCCGCTTCGCCCTGGTCTTCGGCGCCGACGAGATGGCGCGCGGCGCCGTCACCATCAAGCCCCTGCGCGACGGCGGCGAGCAGGTCGAGCGCCCGCTGGCCACCCTGGCGGACTGGGCCGCCAGCCTACAATCGCCGCGCTGA
- a CDS encoding YfgM family protein, with protein MANNFDLQEQEQLDELKHFWNTWGTPITWVLIIVLGGFAAWNGYQLWQSRQAQQATALVEAVELAAQSGDLARVEQAFGDLKSGYGGTIQAGQAGLLAAKALADAGKWDAAKGVLAWVAEKASDEGYMALARLRLAGVLIEEKAYDEALAQLSARFPSEFAGTVADRKGDVLALQDKKQEAIAEYRRAYQALDAGIEYRRLVEAKLNALGAQAEAVASAAPAGGAQ; from the coding sequence ATGGCCAACAACTTCGACCTTCAAGAACAAGAACAGCTCGACGAGCTCAAGCACTTCTGGAACACCTGGGGCACGCCCATCACCTGGGTGCTGATCATCGTTCTGGGCGGGTTCGCCGCGTGGAATGGCTACCAGCTGTGGCAGAGCCGCCAGGCCCAGCAGGCCACGGCCCTGGTGGAGGCCGTGGAACTGGCCGCGCAATCGGGCGACCTGGCGCGCGTGGAGCAGGCCTTTGGCGACCTGAAGTCCGGCTACGGCGGCACCATACAGGCCGGCCAGGCGGGTCTGCTGGCGGCCAAGGCCCTGGCCGATGCCGGCAAATGGGATGCCGCCAAGGGCGTGCTGGCCTGGGTGGCGGAAAAGGCCTCCGACGAGGGCTACATGGCCCTGGCCAGGCTGCGCCTGGCAGGGGTGCTGATCGAGGAAAAGGCCTACGACGAGGCGCTGGCCCAGCTATCGGCGCGCTTCCCGTCCGAGTTCGCCGGCACCGTCGCCGACCGCAAGGGCGACGTGCTCGCGCTGCAGGACAAGAAGCAGGAGGCGATCGCCGAATACCGGCGCGCCTACCAGGCCCTCGATGCGGGCATCGAATACCGGCGCCTGGTGGAGGCCAAGCTCAACGCCCTGGGTGCGCAGGCCGAGGCGGTGGCCTCGGCCGCACCCGCGGGAGGTGCGCAGTGA